One window from the genome of Salvia miltiorrhiza cultivar Shanhuang (shh) chromosome 7, IMPLAD_Smil_shh, whole genome shotgun sequence encodes:
- the LOC130993656 gene encoding spermidine synthase 1 isoform X2, which yields MAEAAAQSAGELPVKRPREEEEVENGGVSVEMEANNGAATELPECMSSVIPGWFSEISPMWPGEAHSLKVEKILFQGKSDYQNVIVFQSSTYGKVLVLDGVIQLTERDECAYQEMITHLPLCSIPNPRKVLVIGGGDGGVLREVSRHASVEKIDICEIDKMVVDVSKQYFPNVAVGFDDPRVTLHIGDGVAFLKAVPEGTYDAVIVDSSDPIGPAQELFEKPFFASVAKALRPGGVVCTQAESIWLHMHIIEDIVANCCQIFKGSVNYAWTTNPVPTYPSGVIGFMLCSTEGPSVDFKNPINPIDADDSHAKTKGPLRFYNSEIHSAAFCLPSFAKKVIESKAAGN from the exons ATGGCAGAGGCGGCTGCTCAATCTGCGGGTGAATTGCCGGTGAAGAGACCGCGCGAAGAGGAGGAGGTGGAGAACGGCGGCGTTTCGGTTGAGATGGAAGCGAATAACGGAGCGGCGACGGAGCTGCCCGAGTGCATGTCGTCTGTTATCCCGGGGTGGTTCTCGGAGATTAGCCCAATGTGGCCAG GAGAAGCGCACTCACTGAAGGTAGAAAAGATATTGTTTCAGGGGAAATCTGATTATCAGAATGTCATTGTCTTCCAG TCATCCACATATGGGAAGGTTCTCGTCTTGGATGGTGTAATTCAACTCACGGAGAGGGATGAATGTGCTTACCAAGAAATGATAACTCACCTCCCACTCTGCTCAATCCCAAACCCCAGAAAG GTTTTGGTAATTGGAGGAGGAGATGGTGGCGTCCTGCGTGAAGTGTCGCGTCATGCCTCTGTTGAGAAGATAGACATATGCGAGATCGATAAGATGGTTGTTGAT GTTTCCAAGCAATATTTCCCAAATGTAGCCGTGGGATTTGATGACCCCCGAGTCACACTGCATATCGGAGATG GGGTTGCATTCCTAAAGGCTGTGCCGGAGGGAACTTATGATGCAGTTATAGTGGACTCTTCAGATCCAATAG GCCCTGCCCAAGAGTTGTTTGAAAAGCCCTTTTTTGCATCAGTAGCCAAGGCTCTCCGACCAGGAGGTGTTGTGTGTACTCAGGCCGAAAGCATATGGCTTCACATGCACATTATTGAAGATATCGTTGCAAATTGCTGCCAGATCTTCAAAGGCTCTGTCAATTACGCTTGGACTACAAATCCTG TCCCCACATACCCAAG TGGTGTGATTGGGTTCATGCTTTGTTCCACCGAAGGTCCCTCAGTCGACTTCAAGAATCCAATCAACCCGATAGATGCTGATGACAGTCATGCCAAAACAAAGGGACCATTAAGGTTCTACAACTCCGAG ATCCACTCAGCCGCCTTCTGTTTGCCCTCGTTCGCTAAAAAGGTGATCGAATCAAAAGCTGCGGGTAACTGA
- the LOC130993656 gene encoding spermidine synthase 1 isoform X1 translates to MAEAAAQSAGELPVKRPREEEEVENGGVSVEMEANNGAATELPECMSSVIPGWFSEISPMWPGEAHSLKVEKILFQGKSDYQNVIVFQSSTYGKVLVLDGVIQLTERDECAYQEMITHLPLCSIPNPRKVLVIGGGDGGVLREVSRHASVEKIDICEIDKMVVDVSKQYFPNVAVGFDDPRVTLHIGDGVAFLKAVPEGTYDAVIVDSSDPIGPAQELFEKPFFASVAKALRPGGVVCTQAESIWLHMHIIEDIVANCCQIFKGSVNYAWTTVPTYPSGVIGFMLCSTEGPSVDFKNPINPIDADDSHAKTKGPLRFYNSEIHSAAFCLPSFAKKVIESKAAGN, encoded by the exons ATGGCAGAGGCGGCTGCTCAATCTGCGGGTGAATTGCCGGTGAAGAGACCGCGCGAAGAGGAGGAGGTGGAGAACGGCGGCGTTTCGGTTGAGATGGAAGCGAATAACGGAGCGGCGACGGAGCTGCCCGAGTGCATGTCGTCTGTTATCCCGGGGTGGTTCTCGGAGATTAGCCCAATGTGGCCAG GAGAAGCGCACTCACTGAAGGTAGAAAAGATATTGTTTCAGGGGAAATCTGATTATCAGAATGTCATTGTCTTCCAG TCATCCACATATGGGAAGGTTCTCGTCTTGGATGGTGTAATTCAACTCACGGAGAGGGATGAATGTGCTTACCAAGAAATGATAACTCACCTCCCACTCTGCTCAATCCCAAACCCCAGAAAG GTTTTGGTAATTGGAGGAGGAGATGGTGGCGTCCTGCGTGAAGTGTCGCGTCATGCCTCTGTTGAGAAGATAGACATATGCGAGATCGATAAGATGGTTGTTGAT GTTTCCAAGCAATATTTCCCAAATGTAGCCGTGGGATTTGATGACCCCCGAGTCACACTGCATATCGGAGATG GGGTTGCATTCCTAAAGGCTGTGCCGGAGGGAACTTATGATGCAGTTATAGTGGACTCTTCAGATCCAATAG GCCCTGCCCAAGAGTTGTTTGAAAAGCCCTTTTTTGCATCAGTAGCCAAGGCTCTCCGACCAGGAGGTGTTGTGTGTACTCAGGCCGAAAGCATATGGCTTCACATGCACATTATTGAAGATATCGTTGCAAATTGCTGCCAGATCTTCAAAGGCTCTGTC aattacgctTGGACTACAGTCCCCACATACCCAAG TGGTGTGATTGGGTTCATGCTTTGTTCCACCGAAGGTCCCTCAGTCGACTTCAAGAATCCAATCAACCCGATAGATGCTGATGACAGTCATGCCAAAACAAAGGGACCATTAAGGTTCTACAACTCCGAG ATCCACTCAGCCGCCTTCTGTTTGCCCTCGTTCGCTAAAAAGGTGATCGAATCAAAAGCTGCGGGTAACTGA